In Novosphingobium sp. MMS21-SN21R, a single genomic region encodes these proteins:
- the clpS gene encoding ATP-dependent Clp protease adapter ClpS: MSINRLAQPDMSVPHRCAGDDDSHGGSRGAGGDDQIGIATKTRAKSKKPSQFKVLMLNDDYTPMEFVVMVLKRFFHMDLEQATRVMLHVHQRGVGVCGIFPYEIAETKVNQVMDFARQNQHPLQCTLEKA, from the coding sequence ATGAGCATCAATCGCCTCGCCCAACCGGACATGTCCGTCCCGCACCGCTGTGCCGGGGACGACGATTCGCATGGCGGATCACGTGGGGCTGGCGGGGATGACCAGATCGGCATCGCCACCAAGACCCGCGCGAAATCCAAGAAGCCGAGCCAGTTCAAGGTGCTCATGCTCAATGACGATTACACCCCGATGGAATTCGTGGTGATGGTCCTCAAGCGGTTCTTCCACATGGACCTCGAGCAGGCGACGCGCGTGATGCTTCACGTCCACCAGCGCGGCGTCGGCGTCTGCGGGATTTTCCCCTATGAAATCGCCGAGACCAAAGTGAACCAGGTGATGGACTTCGCCCGGCAGAACCAGCACCCCTTGCAGTGCACGCTGGAAAAAGCCTGA
- a CDS encoding tRNA (cytidine(34)-2'-O)-methyltransferase, with protein sequence MRIALFEPEIAGNVGAVLRLGACLGAAVDLIEPMGFAWDDRRVRRTAMDYIDHVTVVRHAGFEAFRATIGASRLVLFTTKSSESLYEFQFRSDDILLFGKESAGVPAAVAEVCDARIRAPMQPQVRSMNLATTTALALGEALRQTGTLPG encoded by the coding sequence ATGCGGATTGCCCTTTTCGAACCTGAAATTGCCGGAAACGTCGGCGCGGTCCTGCGTCTTGGTGCGTGCCTTGGCGCGGCGGTCGACCTGATCGAGCCGATGGGCTTTGCATGGGATGACCGGCGGGTGCGCCGCACCGCGATGGACTATATCGATCACGTCACGGTTGTACGGCATGCCGGGTTCGAGGCTTTCCGCGCCACGATCGGCGCGAGCAGGTTGGTGCTGTTCACCACCAAGAGCAGTGAATCGCTCTACGAGTTCCAGTTCAGGTCCGACGATATCCTGCTGTTCGGCAAGGAAAGCGCAGGCGTGCCCGCTGCTGTCGCCGAGGTCTGCGACGCGCGAATTCGCGCACCGATGCAGCCGCAGGTCCGCTCGATGAACCTTGCGACCACCACCGCGCTCGCGCTTGGCGAGGCGCTGCGACAGACCGGCACCTTGCCCGGATAG
- the phaP gene encoding TIGR01841 family phasin (Members of this family are phasins (small proteins associated with inclusions such as PHA granules). Note that several different families of phasins have been named PhaP despite very little sequence similarity to each other.): MVDEVKVSTDEATPAVEAVVAQPDVPAIEAAEPVEPIAEVVAKPVAARKVKAKAEQPVEAPAPVVSEVAPPAKPAKAPKLPKKAANSKTVIKARSPKPSVKVAAPVPAVKPAAKRPSTATPRVKTQSVKTLVGTPKTPTTRKELFAMATTTTEFTGKLQNAFKDAQEKAKAAFGDAGSFAKGNVEAMVESSKILANGLQDMTKGYVAETKTSFESMTADVKDLATVKSPTEFFEKQSALMRKNFDAAVAASSKNSEAMLKLVNEAFQPISTRVSIAVEKIKHAA; the protein is encoded by the coding sequence ATGGTCGATGAAGTGAAGGTCAGCACGGACGAAGCTACCCCCGCGGTGGAAGCGGTCGTTGCACAGCCGGACGTTCCGGCAATCGAAGCGGCTGAGCCGGTTGAACCGATTGCCGAAGTAGTGGCAAAGCCGGTCGCCGCTCGCAAGGTCAAAGCCAAGGCGGAACAGCCGGTGGAAGCACCAGCCCCCGTCGTTTCGGAAGTTGCCCCGCCGGCCAAGCCAGCGAAGGCGCCCAAGCTGCCGAAGAAGGCCGCCAACTCCAAAACCGTTATCAAGGCCCGTTCGCCCAAGCCATCCGTCAAGGTGGCAGCGCCGGTGCCTGCGGTGAAGCCCGCAGCCAAGCGTCCTTCCACCGCTACTCCCCGGGTGAAAACCCAAAGCGTGAAAACTCTCGTCGGCACCCCCAAGACCCCGACGACCAGGAAGGAACTTTTTGCAATGGCTACCACCACCACCGAATTCACCGGCAAGCTGCAGAACGCGTTCAAGGACGCCCAGGAAAAGGCCAAGGCCGCATTCGGCGATGCCGGCTCGTTCGCCAAGGGCAACGTCGAAGCCATGGTCGAATCGTCGAAGATCCTCGCCAACGGCCTGCAGGACATGACCAAGGGTTATGTTGCCGAGACCAAGACCTCGTTCGAGTCCATGACGGCTGACGTCAAGGACCTCGCTACGGTCAAGTCGCCCACCGAGTTCTTCGAAAAGCAGTCGGCCCTGATGCGCAAGAACTTCGACGCTGCGGTTGCCGCCAGCTCGAAGAACAGCGAAGCCATGCTCAAGCTGGTCAACGAAGCGTTCCAGCCGATCTCGACCCGCGTCAGCATCGCGGTTGAAAAGATCAAGCACGCTGCCTGA
- a CDS encoding Dabb family protein, with product MIRHVVMIKFKKDAPQDKIDTFLTEVKKLSHLNREVRDYSHGLCVKTRYHSGDFDFANCCDIDTYEAMDRYMSHWSHLRMTPYLPDILENMISFDWEVDYHGPAFDETLAAEEAVRETARVLPIHADPARAYVPEVRGQTRERAREMCEKVGLVLSSDEEEIIGSVWAPNRIMFVTPDAGTDVAKGSEVKIGITGNWLTGPAVPAGDGPAW from the coding sequence ATGATCCGCCACGTGGTCATGATCAAGTTCAAGAAGGATGCCCCGCAGGACAAGATCGACACGTTCCTCACCGAGGTGAAGAAGTTGTCGCATCTCAACCGCGAAGTGCGCGATTACAGCCATGGGCTGTGCGTCAAGACGCGCTATCATTCAGGCGATTTCGATTTCGCCAATTGCTGCGACATCGACACCTATGAGGCGATGGACCGCTATATGTCGCACTGGTCGCATCTGCGGATGACGCCCTACCTGCCCGACATCCTTGAAAACATGATTTCGTTCGACTGGGAGGTGGACTATCACGGCCCCGCTTTCGACGAGACGCTGGCTGCCGAGGAAGCAGTGCGCGAAACTGCCCGGGTCCTGCCGATCCATGCCGATCCGGCCAGGGCCTATGTCCCCGAAGTGCGTGGCCAGACCCGCGAGCGGGCGCGCGAGATGTGCGAGAAGGTGGGCCTGGTCCTGTCATCCGACGAGGAAGAGATCATCGGTTCGGTCTGGGCACCCAACCGGATCATGTTCGTGACCCCCGACGCCGGGACCGATGTCGCCAAGGGCAGCGAAGTGAAGATCGGCATCACCGGCAACTGGCTGACCGGCCCCGCCGTGCCCGCAGGTGACGGCCCCGCCTGGTAA
- a CDS encoding crotonase/enoyl-CoA hydratase family protein: MPEMNFHDRVTVTIADHVAHVLLDRADKMNALDDAMFEAIIAAGHHLHNAKGVRCVVLSGAGRSFCAGLDLASMGNTERWGDDSLTGRTHGNANRPQQAAMVWRKLPMPVIAAVHGVCFGGGLQVASGADIRFIAPDARLAVMEVKWGLVPDMAGYALWRGNVRDDVLRDLTYTHREFSGDDAVRYGFATHVSAEPLAAAMDLAREIAGKSPTAVRGAKMLSNRTPDMDVDEILIAESKAQHELMYSRNQMEAVRSGMEKRAGEFVDP, encoded by the coding sequence ATGCCCGAGATGAACTTCCACGACCGCGTCACCGTCACCATCGCGGATCACGTTGCGCATGTCCTGCTTGACCGTGCGGACAAGATGAACGCACTCGACGATGCCATGTTTGAAGCGATTATCGCTGCCGGGCATCACCTGCACAATGCGAAGGGTGTGCGCTGCGTTGTGCTTTCGGGTGCGGGCCGCTCGTTCTGTGCAGGGCTGGATCTTGCGAGCATGGGCAACACCGAACGCTGGGGCGATGACAGCCTGACCGGGCGCACCCACGGCAATGCCAACCGTCCGCAGCAGGCGGCGATGGTCTGGCGCAAGCTGCCGATGCCGGTGATTGCGGCCGTCCACGGCGTGTGCTTCGGCGGCGGGCTGCAAGTGGCCAGTGGCGCAGACATCCGTTTCATCGCGCCCGATGCGCGGCTGGCGGTAATGGAAGTGAAGTGGGGCCTCGTGCCCGATATGGCAGGCTACGCCTTGTGGCGCGGCAACGTACGGGACGATGTGCTGCGCGATCTGACTTACACCCACCGTGAATTTTCGGGCGATGACGCGGTTCGCTATGGCTTTGCTACCCATGTCAGCGCGGAGCCGCTTGCGGCTGCGATGGACCTCGCACGCGAGATTGCCGGCAAGAGCCCCACGGCCGTGCGCGGCGCGAAGATGCTGTCCAACCGCACGCCCGACATGGACGTCGACGAAATCCTGATTGCAGAGTCCAAGGCGCAGCACGAATTGATGTATTCGCGCAATCAGATGGAAGCGGTGCGCTCGGGCATGGAAAAGCGCGCAGGCGAATTTGTCGATCCATGA
- a CDS encoding putative quinol monooxygenase, with translation MIILAGHLKTSPALVEELAAALGSLVADTVKEDGCLDYHFAIDDKAAGSILVYERWRDQEALNTHLALPAIGAVLGGWADRIEIAVRKFDASGERGFMD, from the coding sequence ATGATCATACTTGCCGGCCACCTCAAGACCAGCCCTGCCCTCGTCGAAGAGCTTGCCGCCGCGCTGGGTTCGCTGGTGGCGGACACGGTGAAAGAGGATGGCTGCCTCGATTATCATTTCGCCATCGACGACAAGGCCGCAGGCTCGATCCTCGTCTATGAGCGTTGGCGCGATCAGGAGGCCCTGAACACGCACCTCGCCCTGCCCGCTATCGGCGCGGTGCTCGGCGGCTGGGCAGACCGTATCGAAATTGCCGTGCGCAAGTTCGATGCCTCAGGCGAACGCGGCTTCATGGACTGA
- a CDS encoding class I poly(R)-hydroxyalkanoic acid synthase, with product MTDKTGIDSVVFEDVFRQQGEAMRSLFTPLMPAMQGVASEPADLQHWAMSAAKLQKMWLDFSAEQSGNVEPMLARLGDIGKWTQVFMSMAGQLPISQVETQTKLWTESMALWGAVMGQYAGGTTPAQDAPDLPRKDRRFADKRWHEQPAFALIHQTYLLLSEKLHDMARDVQGLTPERKEQLQFATKVVTDALSPANFPFTNPVVIERTMESRGENLVKGVEHLLGDLRKGQLTHTDPEAFELGRNIAVTPGKVVHETPLFQLIQYTPATGEVFETPLLIFPPWINRFYILDLNPQKSFIRWAVAQGLSVFVVSWKSADASMADIVWDDYIRAQIEAIDLVRDRLKVPAVHTIGYCVAGTTLAATLAILARRGEADKVASATFFTAQVDFEDSGDLRNFIDDNQIKMLESFSTDGYLDGRYMAAAFNTLRGPDLIWNYVVNNYMLGDDYPAFDLLHWNGDTTNLPSKWHVAYLTDLYRDNRLVIPDAMVADNTPIDLRRIATPCYIQAGREDHIAPPQSVWKLTRHLSGDWRFVLAGSGHIAGVVNPPESGKYQYWLNPDSPASLDEFVAGAKETKGSWWPDWIEWIESRSPAKVSAKGKRVPGSKGDKVIEDAPGRYVRTR from the coding sequence ATGACGGACAAGACGGGTATCGATTCGGTCGTGTTCGAGGATGTATTCCGCCAGCAGGGCGAGGCCATGCGCAGCCTGTTCACGCCGTTGATGCCCGCCATGCAGGGCGTCGCGTCCGAACCGGCAGACCTGCAGCATTGGGCGATGTCGGCGGCGAAACTGCAGAAGATGTGGCTCGATTTCAGTGCCGAACAGTCGGGCAATGTCGAACCGATGCTGGCGCGGCTGGGCGATATCGGGAAATGGACGCAAGTGTTCATGTCGATGGCCGGGCAATTGCCGATCTCGCAGGTCGAGACCCAAACCAAGCTGTGGACCGAAAGCATGGCGCTGTGGGGCGCGGTGATGGGTCAGTACGCGGGCGGCACCACGCCTGCGCAGGATGCGCCCGACCTTCCGCGCAAGGATCGTCGCTTTGCCGACAAGCGCTGGCACGAACAGCCCGCCTTCGCACTGATCCACCAGACCTACCTGCTGCTGTCAGAAAAGCTGCACGACATGGCGCGCGATGTTCAGGGCCTCACGCCTGAACGCAAGGAGCAGCTCCAGTTCGCCACCAAAGTGGTGACCGATGCCCTTTCGCCGGCGAACTTCCCGTTCACAAACCCGGTTGTGATCGAGCGGACGATGGAAAGCCGCGGCGAAAATCTGGTCAAGGGCGTCGAGCATCTGCTGGGCGACTTGCGCAAGGGCCAGCTCACCCACACCGATCCGGAAGCGTTCGAGCTCGGCCGCAACATCGCGGTCACGCCGGGCAAGGTCGTCCATGAAACGCCGCTGTTCCAGCTGATCCAGTATACCCCGGCCACCGGGGAAGTGTTCGAAACGCCGCTGCTGATCTTCCCGCCGTGGATCAACCGTTTCTACATCCTCGATCTCAACCCTCAGAAAAGCTTCATCCGCTGGGCCGTGGCGCAAGGGTTGAGCGTGTTCGTGGTGTCGTGGAAATCGGCCGACGCGTCGATGGCGGACATTGTCTGGGACGACTACATCCGCGCGCAGATCGAGGCGATCGACCTGGTGCGTGATCGCCTCAAGGTTCCGGCAGTGCACACCATCGGCTACTGCGTGGCGGGGACCACCCTCGCAGCCACGCTGGCGATTCTGGCGCGGCGCGGCGAGGCGGACAAGGTCGCCAGCGCAACCTTCTTCACCGCACAGGTCGACTTCGAGGACTCGGGCGATCTGCGCAACTTCATCGACGACAACCAGATCAAGATGCTCGAAAGCTTTTCGACTGACGGGTATCTCGACGGGCGCTACATGGCCGCCGCGTTCAACACGTTGCGCGGGCCGGACCTGATCTGGAACTACGTCGTCAACAATTACATGCTGGGCGACGACTACCCCGCGTTCGACCTGCTGCACTGGAATGGCGACACGACCAACTTGCCCTCGAAGTGGCACGTGGCCTACTTGACCGATCTCTACCGCGACAACCGGCTTGTCATTCCCGACGCCATGGTGGCCGACAACACGCCGATCGATCTGCGCCGCATTGCAACACCGTGCTATATTCAGGCCGGGCGCGAGGATCATATTGCGCCGCCGCAGAGCGTGTGGAAGCTAACCCGGCACTTGTCGGGTGACTGGCGTTTCGTCCTGGCAGGATCGGGCCACATCGCCGGCGTGGTCAATCCGCCCGAATCAGGCAAGTACCAGTACTGGCTAAATCCCGATTCCCCGGCCAGCCTCGACGAATTCGTTGCAGGAGCCAAGGAAACCAAGGGCAGTTGGTGGCCAGACTGGATCGAATGGATCGAAAGCCGATCACCTGCAAAAGTCTCTGCAAAGGGCAAGCGTGTGCCCGGAAGCAAGGGCGACAAGGTGATCGAGGATGCGCCGGGCCGCTACGTCCGTACGCGCTGA
- a CDS encoding acyl-CoA dehydrogenase, giving the protein MTTHVHFNWEDPFGLDGQLNDDERMIRDAAHGFAQSELQPRVIKAFSDEIDAPELFPLMGQAGLLGMTLPEQYGGAGASYVAYGLVAREIERVDSGYRSMASVQSSLVMHPIYAFGSEAQRMRYLPGLAAGSLIGCFGLTEPDAGSDPGGMRTVARADGDGYVLHGAKTWISNAPFADVFVIWAKSEAHGGRIRGFILEKGMTGLAAPKIEGKLSLRASTTGMILMDEVRVGADALLPEVEGLKGPFECLNRARYGISWGAMGAAEFCLNAARQYGLDRNQFGRPLAATQLYQKKLADMMCDIAFGLQASLRVGRLMDDHQFAPEMISMVKRNNVGKALDIARMARDMHGGNGISEEYQVIRHMMNLETVNTYEGAHDVHALILGRALTGIPAF; this is encoded by the coding sequence GTGACCACGCACGTGCATTTCAACTGGGAAGATCCGTTTGGCCTCGACGGCCAGCTGAACGATGACGAGCGGATGATCCGCGATGCTGCCCACGGCTTCGCCCAGAGCGAACTGCAACCCCGCGTGATCAAGGCATTCAGCGACGAGATCGATGCACCCGAACTGTTTCCGCTGATGGGGCAGGCCGGTCTTCTCGGCATGACCCTGCCCGAGCAGTATGGCGGCGCCGGTGCAAGCTACGTCGCCTATGGCCTTGTCGCGCGCGAGATCGAGCGGGTCGATTCCGGCTATCGTTCGATGGCCTCGGTGCAGTCCAGCCTCGTCATGCACCCGATCTACGCATTCGGATCGGAAGCGCAGCGCATGCGCTATTTGCCCGGTCTTGCTGCGGGTTCGCTGATCGGCTGCTTCGGCCTGACCGAACCCGACGCAGGATCCGACCCCGGCGGAATGCGCACCGTGGCGCGCGCCGACGGTGACGGCTATGTGCTGCACGGCGCAAAGACGTGGATCAGCAACGCTCCCTTCGCCGATGTCTTCGTGATCTGGGCCAAGAGCGAGGCGCACGGCGGGCGCATTCGCGGGTTCATTCTGGAAAAGGGCATGACGGGCCTTGCCGCGCCCAAGATCGAGGGCAAGCTGTCGCTGCGCGCCTCGACCACGGGCATGATCCTCATGGACGAAGTTCGCGTTGGCGCCGATGCCCTGCTGCCCGAAGTGGAGGGGCTGAAAGGCCCGTTCGAGTGCCTCAACCGCGCGCGCTACGGCATTTCGTGGGGCGCCATGGGTGCGGCGGAGTTCTGCCTCAACGCCGCGCGGCAATATGGCCTCGACCGCAACCAGTTCGGTAGGCCCCTTGCCGCAACGCAGCTCTACCAGAAGAAGCTGGCCGACATGATGTGCGACATCGCCTTCGGCCTGCAAGCCTCGCTGCGCGTAGGCCGATTGATGGACGACCACCAGTTCGCGCCGGAAATGATCTCGATGGTGAAGCGCAACAACGTCGGCAAGGCGCTCGATATTGCGCGGATGGCGCGCGACATGCACGGCGGCAACGGCATTTCCGAGGAATATCAGGTCATCCGTCACATGATGAACCTCGAAACGGTCAACACTTATGAAGGCGCGCACGATGTCCACGCGCTGATCCTCGGCCGCGCACTGACGGGCATTCCGGCGTTCTGA
- a CDS encoding LL-diaminopimelate aminotransferase has translation MDEEFYRMKRLPPYVIAEVNGMRAAARAAGRDIIDLGMGNPDLPPPDHVIDKLCEVARKPDAHGYSASSGIPGIRKAQANYYGRRFNVDLDPETEVVMTMGSKEGLASLATAMTAPGDVVLAPNPSYPIHTFGFIIAGATIRSVPTTPDERYWDSLDRAMKYSVPRPSILIVNYPSNPTAETVDLAFYERLVAWAKENQVWILSDLAYSELYFDGNPTRSILEVPGAKDVAVEFTSMSKTFSMAGWRVGFAVGNPRLIAALKRVKSYLDYGAFTPIQAAACAALNGPQDIVQKNRELYQKRRDVMVEAFGRSGWDIPSPKASMFAWAPLPPALMHLGSLEFSKQLLTHAEVAVAPGVGYGEDGEGYVRIAMVENEQRLRQAARNIKRYLQSMGVNSSAA, from the coding sequence GTGGACGAAGAATTCTACCGCATGAAGCGCCTGCCGCCCTACGTCATTGCCGAAGTCAACGGCATGCGGGCCGCCGCGCGCGCCGCCGGTAGGGACATCATCGACCTTGGCATGGGCAACCCCGATCTGCCGCCCCCCGACCACGTGATCGACAAGCTGTGCGAAGTGGCGCGCAAGCCCGATGCCCACGGCTATTCGGCCTCCTCGGGCATCCCCGGCATTCGCAAGGCGCAGGCGAACTATTACGGTCGCCGCTTCAACGTCGATCTCGATCCCGAGACCGAAGTTGTGATGACCATGGGCTCGAAGGAGGGCCTTGCCAGCCTCGCTACCGCGATGACCGCGCCCGGCGATGTCGTGCTCGCGCCAAACCCGAGCTACCCGATCCACACGTTTGGCTTCATCATCGCCGGCGCCACGATCCGTTCGGTGCCGACCACGCCCGATGAACGCTACTGGGATTCGCTCGACCGCGCGATGAAGTATTCGGTGCCGCGCCCATCGATCCTGATCGTCAACTATCCGTCGAACCCGACGGCGGAGACGGTCGACCTTGCCTTTTACGAACGGCTCGTTGCCTGGGCCAAGGAAAATCAGGTCTGGATCCTGTCCGACCTCGCCTATTCCGAACTCTACTTCGACGGCAATCCCACGCGCTCGATCCTTGAAGTGCCGGGGGCGAAGGATGTCGCAGTGGAATTCACCTCGATGTCCAAGACCTTTTCGATGGCGGGCTGGCGCGTCGGCTTTGCGGTGGGCAATCCGCGCCTCATCGCCGCGCTCAAGCGGGTCAAGTCCTACCTCGATTACGGCGCGTTCACGCCGATTCAGGCCGCTGCCTGCGCCGCGCTCAATGGCCCGCAGGACATCGTCCAGAAGAACCGTGAGCTGTATCAGAAGCGCCGCGATGTAATGGTCGAGGCCTTCGGGCGTTCGGGATGGGACATCCCCAGCCCCAAGGCGTCGATGTTCGCATGGGCACCACTCCCGCCTGCACTGATGCACCTCGGAAGTCTCGAGTTCTCGAAGCAGCTCCTCACCCACGCCGAAGTCGCAGTCGCGCCCGGCGTCGGTTATGGCGAGGATGGCGAGGGATATGTGCGCATCGCCATGGTCGAGAACGAGCAGCGCCTCCGCCAGGCCGCGCGCAACATCAAGCGCTACCTGCAGAGCATGGGCGTGAATTCCTCGGCAGCCTGA
- the lptF gene encoding LPS export ABC transporter permease LptF: MKLLTATDRYIARLVFVPMLSVFVLAASLLVLDKMLKLFDFVATQGGPVSVVFKMLANLLPEYASLAIPLGLMLGILFAFRKLAMSSELDVMRAVGLSYTRLLRVPYMFTIALALLNLVIVSYLQPLSRYYYEQLQFELRSGALGASIKVGEFNSLQDRTALRVDSSRDEGRDLRGIFARIQTSNGQVMVISAREGRFFANRESPDTVILRLTDGQIVQDGPRITSPRVLSFASHDLPIDLPKIEQFRQRGDADREYFLPELLQIGWNDRYSEEMRNQSKASLNYRLVEVVMMFLLPLLAVALAVPPKRSTSALGVFLSIVLVVAYHKVNQYGQDVASLGRVDPVLALWGPFVAFAALIMWMYWRIAYVPGGQPIGALETGFAKISRMVRKLFQRKRLPDEPVQADSGEPAHAA, from the coding sequence GTGAAGCTCCTCACCGCCACCGATCGCTATATCGCCCGGCTCGTCTTCGTGCCGATGCTGTCGGTGTTCGTCCTCGCCGCGTCACTGCTTGTGCTCGACAAGATGCTGAAGCTGTTCGATTTCGTGGCAACGCAGGGCGGCCCGGTGAGTGTCGTGTTCAAGATGCTGGCAAACCTGCTGCCGGAATATGCCAGTCTTGCCATCCCGCTCGGCCTGATGCTCGGCATCCTGTTTGCATTCCGCAAGCTGGCGATGAGTTCCGAACTCGACGTGATGCGCGCGGTGGGTCTGTCTTATACCCGGCTGCTGCGCGTGCCCTACATGTTCACAATTGCGCTGGCGCTGCTCAACCTCGTGATCGTCAGTTATCTCCAGCCGCTGTCACGCTACTACTACGAACAACTCCAGTTCGAATTGCGCTCGGGCGCGCTGGGCGCGTCGATCAAGGTGGGCGAGTTCAATTCGCTGCAGGACCGCACCGCACTGCGCGTCGATTCGAGCCGTGACGAAGGCCGCGATCTGCGCGGCATTTTCGCGCGGATTCAGACGAGCAACGGCCAGGTCATGGTCATTTCCGCACGCGAAGGACGGTTCTTCGCCAACCGCGAAAGCCCCGACACGGTGATCCTGCGGCTGACCGACGGGCAGATCGTGCAGGATGGGCCACGCATCACCTCGCCCCGCGTGCTCAGCTTTGCCAGCCATGACTTGCCGATAGACCTGCCAAAGATCGAGCAATTCCGCCAGCGCGGCGACGCCGACCGCGAATACTTCCTGCCCGAACTTCTGCAGATCGGCTGGAACGACCGCTATTCGGAAGAAATGCGCAACCAGAGCAAGGCGAGCCTCAATTACCGTCTGGTGGAAGTGGTGATGATGTTCCTGCTGCCATTGCTGGCAGTGGCATTGGCGGTGCCGCCAAAGCGCTCGACCTCGGCGCTGGGCGTGTTCCTGTCGATCGTGCTGGTCGTCGCCTATCACAAGGTCAACCAGTACGGGCAGGACGTTGCCAGCCTTGGCCGGGTCGATCCGGTGCTGGCGCTGTGGGGGCCGTTTGTGGCCTTTGCCGCGCTGATCATGTGGATGTACTGGCGCATCGCCTACGTCCCCGGCGGTCAACCGATCGGCGCGCTCGAAACCGGCTTTGCCAAGATTTCGCGGATGGTGCGCAAGCTGTTCCAGCGCAAACGCCTGCCGGACGAGCCGGTGCAAGCAGATTCCGGGGAGCCAGCCCATGCAGCTTGA
- a CDS encoding RNB domain-containing ribonuclease, giving the protein MKAIHDPHGVLHQGLAAIRAQYQVPESFPPQVLAAAQLAAARAPSDHIDRTSIPFVTLDPASSTDLDQALWIEPAGSDLILSYAIADVAWFVDDGDAVDVEAWKRGSTIYLPDGKAGLYPPVLAERAASLLPDGPRPAVIFTVRLGPDGESRLDGAERALIRSRAKLAYTSVQDSELPPAFAEFAARMDAAEQARGAVRVDPPEQEVEALGDGRYGLAFRPLLPSEKHNAALSLAANLAIADALQQAGTGLFRVMAGPTAKAMARLRSTAAGLGLAWPEAEDLKTFERRLDQKNPHHAAFMLAVRRAGNGAGYAPWIPGVTPWHEAISATYAHATAPLRRLADRYVIRATLAVANGKPVPDAVEDAFRHLPAVMAKAEATSGQIERAVIDLAETVMLQGREGERFAACITDTDGESARVQLLDLPVVARAKIPGAVPGQRLDLTLQSADSTARTLTFAPSG; this is encoded by the coding sequence ATGAAGGCCATTCACGATCCGCACGGTGTCCTGCATCAAGGGCTTGCCGCAATCCGCGCGCAATATCAGGTGCCGGAAAGCTTTCCCCCGCAAGTGCTGGCCGCCGCCCAGCTTGCCGCCGCGCGTGCCCCTTCCGACCATATCGACCGTACATCGATCCCGTTCGTCACGCTCGACCCTGCCAGTTCCACCGATCTCGATCAGGCACTCTGGATCGAGCCAGCGGGCAGTGACCTGATACTGTCCTATGCCATTGCCGACGTCGCGTGGTTCGTTGACGATGGCGATGCGGTCGATGTCGAGGCGTGGAAGCGGGGCAGCACAATCTATCTGCCCGATGGCAAGGCAGGGCTATATCCGCCGGTCCTTGCTGAACGCGCAGCCAGCCTCCTGCCCGATGGACCTCGCCCGGCGGTCATCTTCACCGTTCGGCTTGGTCCTGATGGGGAATCGCGGCTGGACGGTGCCGAACGCGCGCTGATCCGCAGCCGGGCAAAGCTCGCGTATACCAGCGTTCAGGACAGCGAACTGCCGCCCGCCTTTGCAGAGTTCGCCGCGCGGATGGATGCTGCCGAGCAAGCGCGGGGTGCTGTGCGCGTCGATCCGCCCGAACAGGAAGTCGAAGCCTTGGGCGACGGGCGCTACGGACTCGCGTTCCGCCCGCTGTTGCCGTCTGAAAAGCACAACGCAGCGCTGTCGCTCGCCGCCAATCTTGCCATCGCAGACGCGCTTCAGCAGGCAGGCACTGGCCTCTTCCGGGTCATGGCCGGTCCGACCGCCAAGGCCATGGCGCGTTTGCGCTCGACTGCCGCCGGGCTCGGCCTCGCATGGCCAGAGGCGGAAGACCTCAAGACCTTCGAACGCAGGCTCGACCAGAAGAACCCGCATCACGCCGCGTTCATGCTGGCGGTGCGGCGCGCAGGTAACGGTGCAGGCTATGCTCCGTGGATCCCCGGTGTGACCCCGTGGCACGAGGCGATTTCGGCGACTTATGCCCACGCCACCGCGCCGCTGCGGCGCCTGGCCGATCGCTATGTGATCCGCGCGACGCTTGCCGTTGCAAATGGAAAGCCGGTGCCGGACGCAGTCGAAGATGCCTTCCGCCACCTGCCCGCCGTCATGGCCAAGGCCGAAGCGACATCGGGGCAGATCGAACGCGCGGTGATCGATCTTGCCGAAACGGTCATGCTTCAGGGCCGCGAGGGCGAGCGGTTCGCCGCCTGTATCACCGATACCGATGGCGAATCGGCAAGGGTGCAATTGCTCGACCTGCCAGTGGTCGCCCGCGCGAAGATCCCCGGCGCAGTCCCCGGCCAGCGCCTCGACCTGACGCTTCAGTCCGCCGACAGCACTGCGCGCACGCTCACCTTCGCGCCCTCGGGCTGA